In the Bacillota bacterium LX-D genome, one interval contains:
- a CDS encoding cytidine deaminase — MLGENEKRLLLRAASDVMLNAYAPYSGIKVGAALLAENGQVYTGVNVENSSFGLTVCAERNSVFTAVAQGEKNFVGLAIVTDSAKVTSPCGACRQVLHEFAPSLPIIFQNPLRVCEYTLEQLYPAAFRLERG, encoded by the coding sequence ATGCTAGGAGAAAATGAGAAGAGGCTTCTATTAAGGGCTGCTTCCGATGTTATGCTCAATGCTTATGCCCCTTATTCAGGAATTAAGGTGGGAGCTGCTTTACTGGCAGAAAACGGCCAAGTTTATACAGGGGTAAACGTGGAAAATTCCAGTTTCGGTTTAACTGTTTGCGCAGAAAGAAATAGTGTCTTTACTGCTGTAGCTCAGGGAGAAAAAAACTTTGTGGGCTTAGCGATTGTTACTGATTCTGCCAAGGTAACAAGCCCTTGTGGAGCTTGCCGCCAAGTTTTACATGAATTTGCTCCAAGCTTACCCATTATATTTCAAAACCCTTTGAGGGTTTGTGAATATACTTTGGAACAGCTTTACCCTGCAGCCTTTAGGTTGGAGAGGGGTTAG
- the yqfD gene encoding sporulation protein YqfD — translation MNLKSVWSFFLGYCQIRVQGVQKEKLINLAITNGIMLWDIVEESKTKFRCKVFIDHIKPLRHIARSAKCRFRIIQRRGFPFLLRRIEQRKGMVVGAITFAIILYWLSSYVWFLEVDSAKPLKHLTREKVISQAAKVGLKIGSAKGDLNLNKLEKELVGLLPEASFISINLHGTLAKIQVVEKQVVEKTDNEPANIIANKDGIIEEILVLQGDPQVKEGDTVQKGQILISSLVPGMMLDPETGEIKPDYENCTYVQAKGIVRARVWYEDAVEIPLIQFVKTETGHKSTQILLRINDRVIKLKGPQQSPYKVYKLQTKTKNLSFWRDSSKPIELIYNTYLELSSSRKVLSKDRAVKIAEKKAFNILSAKIPQQAKILDRKNIVEEVQQQKIKVRVNIETLEDIGMAQILQQ, via the coding sequence ATGAATTTAAAAAGCGTTTGGTCCTTTTTTTTAGGGTATTGTCAAATACGGGTTCAAGGTGTGCAAAAAGAAAAATTAATCAATTTAGCCATAACAAATGGAATTATGCTATGGGACATTGTGGAGGAAAGCAAAACAAAATTCAGATGCAAGGTTTTCATAGACCATATTAAACCTTTAAGACACATTGCCCGCAGTGCAAAATGCCGTTTTAGAATAATCCAACGCAGAGGATTTCCCTTTCTTTTGCGCCGAATAGAGCAGCGTAAAGGAATGGTAGTTGGGGCAATTACTTTTGCTATAATATTATATTGGCTGTCATCTTATGTATGGTTTTTAGAAGTGGATTCGGCAAAACCGTTAAAACATTTAACACGAGAAAAAGTTATCTCACAAGCTGCTAAAGTGGGCCTCAAAATAGGTTCCGCAAAAGGAGACCTTAACTTAAATAAGCTGGAAAAAGAATTAGTTGGTTTGTTGCCGGAAGCATCTTTTATCAGTATTAATTTACATGGAACCTTAGCAAAAATTCAAGTTGTGGAAAAACAAGTAGTAGAAAAAACAGATAATGAGCCGGCCAATATTATTGCTAACAAAGATGGAATCATTGAAGAGATTTTAGTACTGCAAGGTGATCCCCAAGTGAAAGAGGGAGATACAGTCCAAAAAGGGCAAATCCTGATTTCCAGCCTTGTACCGGGTATGATGCTGGATCCGGAAACTGGAGAAATTAAACCAGATTATGAAAATTGCACATATGTCCAGGCAAAGGGTATTGTCCGAGCCAGAGTCTGGTACGAAGATGCAGTAGAAATACCTTTAATTCAGTTTGTTAAAACAGAGACAGGACACAAATCTACTCAAATCTTGCTGAGAATAAATGATCGTGTAATTAAGTTAAAAGGGCCTCAACAAAGCCCTTATAAAGTGTATAAATTGCAAACAAAAACTAAAAATTTATCCTTCTGGAGGGATTCCTCCAAACCTATAGAATTAATTTACAATACTTATCTAGAGCTTTCCAGTTCTCGGAAAGTACTAAGTAAAGATAGGGCTGTGAAAATAGCCGAAAAAAAAGCCTTTAATATCCTTAGTGCAAAGATACCGCAACAAGCAAAAATCCTGGATAGGAAAAATATTGTTGAGGAGGTCCAGCAGCAGAAAATTAAGGTTAGAGTAAATATAGAAACATTAGAAGATATAGGTATGGCACAAATTTTACAGCAATAG
- a CDS encoding YqzL family protein — protein sequence MKESNIMWKIFANTGYINAYLFYKNLRQDEVQTNQPNANYVAEN from the coding sequence ATGAAGGAAAGTAACATTATGTGGAAAATATTTGCAAATACTGGTTACATTAATGCCTATTTGTTCTATAAAAATCTGCGTCAGGATGAAGTACAAACAAATCAACCAAATGCTAATTATGTTGCGGAAAATTAA
- a CDS encoding HDIG domain-containing protein, with the protein MKEIIWKKNLDKLFSGFKNYKFRRLLWLFLFYFVATLILGTSLLPRSLEVAANQPSPRAFFSRQSIDYESEVLTEQARDRAAKDVAPVLKVDQSAIADMEYAIHNNFAKIREIRLLQGVNEDQKVIKVKNSLGFAMTDSAARTLLETDNNTLNYLEKQAIQILDKIMESGVQQAALPVAKENISKEIELLAIDQIYQDALKEIYKGVTLKETLINDPVSTAQKREEARAQVEPVRVTIKQGEKIAGEGDILTPAKIEALQQLGLLRTSTSFTNFFGVALLVLVTCILIVVFLRQYYKDILHSESHQLLLALLLVLGLIIIKILSSFSGTSDAMALIGYLVPASAITMLIAILLGTKLAIFSAFILGLYTGVLNGYQFQFVVAVIIGGITGVFSVSRLSQRGDLMKAALYVMLANTMTALALGMMLNYSLYRMAIAISFALANGLLSSVAAIGTLPFLETVFDITTSVKLLELSDANQPLLRRLLLEAPGTYHHSVLVGNLAEGAADAVGANSILARVGAYYHDIGKIRRPYFFIENQINSENPHDKLTPTLSTLIITSHIKDGLELAKESKLPKVIVDIIAQHHGTNLISFFYNKALENIAADNDKSETVNEEDFRYEGPKPKSKEAAIVMLADAVEAGVRSLKNPTPGRMEGFIRKVIKDKLDDGQLEECELTFRELDTIAQSFLLVLNGIFHSRIEYPDQVLKEMERRKIKDATPRKQ; encoded by the coding sequence TTGAAGGAAATTATTTGGAAGAAAAACTTGGATAAATTATTTTCGGGATTTAAGAATTATAAATTTAGACGGCTTTTATGGCTATTTTTATTCTATTTTGTAGCGACCCTAATCCTAGGGACAAGCCTTTTGCCCCGCAGTTTGGAAGTGGCTGCCAATCAACCTAGCCCTAGAGCTTTTTTTTCTAGGCAGAGCATAGATTATGAGAGTGAAGTTTTAACTGAACAGGCTAGGGATAGAGCAGCCAAAGACGTAGCTCCTGTTCTTAAGGTAGATCAAAGTGCCATTGCGGATATGGAGTATGCAATTCACAACAACTTTGCAAAAATTAGGGAAATAAGATTACTTCAAGGGGTAAATGAAGACCAAAAAGTAATCAAAGTAAAAAATAGTTTGGGTTTTGCCATGACTGATTCCGCTGCCCGCACCCTGTTGGAGACGGACAACAATACATTAAATTATTTAGAAAAACAGGCTATTCAAATTCTTGATAAAATTATGGAGTCTGGGGTTCAGCAAGCTGCCTTGCCCGTAGCTAAGGAAAATATCTCAAAAGAAATTGAACTTTTAGCTATTGATCAGATTTATCAGGATGCCTTAAAAGAAATATATAAGGGTGTTACTTTAAAAGAAACTTTAATCAATGATCCTGTGAGCACAGCCCAAAAACGTGAGGAAGCAAGAGCTCAAGTGGAACCCGTTAGAGTAACCATTAAACAAGGTGAAAAAATTGCAGGCGAAGGTGACATTTTAACACCTGCAAAAATTGAAGCATTGCAACAATTAGGTTTACTCAGAACAAGTACTAGTTTTACCAACTTTTTTGGCGTAGCATTGTTGGTGCTAGTGACTTGTATCTTGATTGTTGTTTTCTTACGCCAGTATTATAAAGACATTTTGCATAGCGAGTCTCATCAGCTGCTGCTGGCGCTGCTGCTGGTACTAGGATTAATTATTATAAAAATTTTATCCAGCTTCAGCGGTACATCAGATGCAATGGCTTTGATTGGCTATCTTGTTCCGGCCAGTGCCATTACAATGTTAATTGCCATCTTACTTGGAACGAAGCTGGCAATTTTTAGTGCATTTATTTTAGGGTTGTACACTGGAGTTTTAAATGGTTACCAATTTCAATTTGTGGTGGCCGTAATTATTGGTGGTATTACAGGTGTCTTTAGTGTTTCCCGCTTAAGCCAGAGGGGAGATTTAATGAAGGCAGCCCTTTATGTAATGCTGGCTAATACCATGACTGCTTTGGCACTGGGAATGATGCTGAATTATAGTTTGTATCGTATGGCTATAGCTATTTCCTTTGCTTTAGCCAATGGCTTATTATCTTCAGTGGCGGCCATAGGCACTTTGCCTTTTTTGGAAACAGTCTTCGACATTACTACATCTGTTAAGCTGCTGGAACTATCTGATGCTAATCAGCCTCTTTTACGAAGACTGCTGTTAGAGGCACCGGGTACTTACCATCACTCGGTATTAGTAGGCAATTTAGCTGAAGGTGCTGCCGATGCCGTAGGTGCCAATTCCATCTTAGCTAGGGTAGGAGCCTATTATCATGATATTGGCAAAATTCGCAGACCTTACTTTTTTATTGAAAATCAAATTAACAGCGAAAATCCCCATGATAAATTGACGCCAACTTTAAGTACTTTAATTATTACTTCCCATATTAAAGATGGCCTGGAATTGGCTAAAGAAAGTAAACTGCCTAAGGTTATTGTTGATATTATTGCCCAGCACCATGGAACTAATTTAATTTCATTTTTCTATAATAAAGCTTTGGAAAACATTGCAGCAGATAATGATAAGTCTGAAACTGTCAATGAAGAAGACTTTAGGTATGAAGGTCCTAAACCCAAAAGCAAAGAAGCGGCCATTGTAATGCTGGCTGATGCTGTGGAAGCTGGTGTCAGGTCCTTAAAAAACCCTACTCCTGGTAGAATGGAAGGCTTTATTCGTAAAGTAATTAAAGACAAATTGGACGATGGCCAGTTGGAAGAATGTGAACTGACTTTTAGGGAGCTAGATACCATTGCTCAATCTTTCCTCTTGGTGCTCAACGGCATCTTCCATTCCAGGATAGAATATCCTGATCAAGTTTTAAAAGAAATGGAAAGAAGGAAAATAAAAGATGCAACTCCTCGTAAGCAATGA
- the ybeY gene encoding rRNA maturation RNase YbeY — translation MQLLVSNEQDKIEFNTSLQEVITKALKIALDFEKPQEEVEISLLIVDDSYIQKLNRQYRGIDAPTDVLSFALQEETENEPDYADPFDDNLLGDIVISLETARRQSLEYGHSLEREAAFLAVHGCLHLLGYDHETEEERTIMRQKEEHILNSAGLFR, via the coding sequence ATGCAACTCCTCGTAAGCAATGAACAAGATAAAATAGAATTTAATACCAGTTTGCAAGAAGTCATTACTAAAGCATTAAAAATAGCACTTGATTTTGAAAAACCCCAGGAGGAAGTGGAAATTTCACTGCTCATTGTTGATGATTCTTATATCCAAAAACTAAATAGGCAGTATCGCGGAATTGACGCTCCTACAGATGTACTTTCTTTTGCCTTACAAGAGGAAACGGAAAATGAACCGGATTATGCTGACCCATTCGATGATAATTTGCTGGGTGATATTGTTATCTCCTTAGAAACTGCCCGGCGGCAGTCTTTGGAATACGGCCATAGTTTAGAAAGAGAGGCAGCCTTTTTAGCAGTCCATGGCTGCCTGCATCTTTTAGGTTATGACCATGAGACTGAGGAAGAACGGACAATTATGCGCCAAAAAGAAGAACATATTTTAAATTCGGCTGGTCTTTTTAGGTAA
- the recO gene encoding DNA repair protein RecO, translating to MRLCQVEAFVLNAKNFREADKIVTLFTKEQGKISALAKGIRKIKSKNRGALQPFSCSKVMLYKGQERNIITQCELIEGFPGLRKDLEHLSAASYQMELVQLLLPEEEKNQQVYILLSIALQLLVYEDLELVTRFFEVKLLNILGYQPELDACVLCGQPIQMGINTFSAAEGGLLCSSCQYNQSQCKKLNGSTLAIWKQLQKINPRHLNRLKISSNDRIILKETLADYLEFLLERKLKAAGFMSKLKSI from the coding sequence ATGCGTTTATGTCAAGTAGAAGCTTTTGTTTTAAATGCTAAGAATTTTAGAGAAGCAGATAAAATAGTAACGCTTTTTACGAAGGAACAGGGCAAGATTAGCGCTTTAGCTAAAGGAATTAGAAAAATTAAAAGCAAGAATCGAGGAGCATTACAACCTTTTTCTTGCAGTAAAGTAATGCTTTACAAAGGTCAGGAACGCAACATAATTACCCAATGTGAGTTAATAGAAGGCTTCCCAGGTTTGCGTAAAGATTTAGAGCATCTGTCTGCTGCAAGTTATCAAATGGAATTAGTGCAGCTTTTACTTCCGGAAGAGGAAAAAAATCAGCAGGTTTACATACTACTTTCAATAGCATTACAGCTTTTAGTCTATGAAGATTTGGAGCTAGTAACAAGGTTTTTTGAAGTTAAACTACTAAATATTTTAGGATACCAACCTGAGCTTGATGCTTGTGTTTTATGTGGACAACCTATCCAAATGGGAATAAATACATTTTCCGCTGCTGAAGGCGGTCTTTTATGCTCTTCTTGTCAATATAATCAAAGCCAATGTAAAAAGCTCAATGGTTCAACATTAGCTATTTGGAAACAATTACAAAAAATTAATCCTCGCCATTTAAATCGGCTTAAAATAAGCTCTAATGATCGGATTATATTGAAAGAGACTTTGGCAGATTATTTAGAATTTCTGTTGGAGCGAAAACTAAAAGCAGCTGGATTTATGAGTAAACTGAAAAGTATTTAA
- a CDS encoding diacylglycerol kinase family protein has protein sequence MKPLSFKDSFKNALRGVICALSSERNLRIHFIAFGSVMFLGWICNLSAFEFIALIMAGSLVIITELINTAIEKTVDLCVQDYHPLAKAAKDIAAGAVLLAALNAVLIGWLLFAGHVQKIFFWLIK, from the coding sequence ATGAAACCTTTATCATTTAAAGATAGCTTTAAAAATGCTTTACGGGGCGTTATTTGTGCACTTTCTTCGGAACGAAATCTCCGCATTCATTTTATAGCTTTTGGCAGTGTTATGTTTTTAGGGTGGATTTGTAATCTTAGTGCTTTTGAATTCATTGCCTTAATTATGGCCGGTTCTTTAGTAATCATTACTGAATTAATTAATACAGCTATCGAAAAAACAGTAGATTTATGCGTCCAAGATTATCACCCTTTGGCTAAGGCTGCTAAGGATATAGCTGCCGGTGCAGTGCTGTTGGCTGCTTTAAATGCAGTGCTTATTGGCTGGCTCCTTTTTGCTGGTCATGTGCAGAAAATATTTTTTTGGCTAATTAAATAA
- the era gene encoding GTPase Era translates to MTQKFQSGFVAIIGRPNAGKSTLLNNIIGQKIAIMSDKPQTTRNKIQGVYTSEHSQIVFLDTPGIHKPKHKLGEYMVQTALNTIREVEAVLYVVDSTSPYGGGEEYILQILAQSKTPVLLILNKIDLIPKNEILTLIAEYSQRFNFAEIIPLSALQGENVQHLLDVLTSYLPEGPKYYPEDMVTDQPERLVIAELIREKIFTLTEQEIPHSVAVQVEVIQERKRGSVYIGASIYVERDSQKGIIIGKKGQMLKEIGQLARADIESLLGSRIFLELWVKVRSDWRTKTNYLQDFGYGGKNL, encoded by the coding sequence ATGACTCAAAAGTTTCAATCTGGTTTCGTGGCAATTATCGGTAGGCCTAATGCAGGTAAATCTACCCTTTTGAATAATATAATTGGTCAAAAGATAGCTATTATGTCTGATAAACCTCAGACTACAAGAAATAAGATTCAAGGAGTTTATACTTCAGAACATAGTCAAATTGTTTTTTTAGATACACCAGGAATTCACAAACCTAAACACAAGTTAGGCGAATATATGGTTCAAACTGCTTTAAATACCATTCGGGAAGTGGAGGCAGTTTTGTATGTAGTTGATTCTACTTCTCCTTACGGTGGGGGGGAAGAATATATTCTACAGATTTTAGCCCAAAGTAAGACTCCTGTTCTACTAATTCTTAATAAAATCGATTTAATTCCTAAAAATGAAATTTTAACTCTTATTGCGGAATATAGCCAGAGGTTTAACTTCGCCGAAATAATACCTCTTTCTGCCCTGCAAGGGGAAAATGTACAGCATTTATTAGATGTACTTACTTCTTACCTGCCTGAAGGACCAAAGTATTATCCTGAAGACATGGTGACAGATCAACCAGAAAGGTTAGTTATTGCCGAATTAATTCGCGAAAAAATATTTACTTTAACTGAGCAGGAGATACCTCATTCTGTAGCAGTGCAAGTAGAAGTAATTCAGGAAAGGAAAAGGGGCAGTGTTTACATCGGCGCTAGTATTTATGTGGAAAGGGATTCACAAAAGGGGATCATTATTGGCAAAAAAGGACAAATGCTGAAAGAAATAGGACAGTTAGCAAGAGCGGATATTGAAAGCCTTTTGGGCAGCAGAATATTCTTAGAACTTTGGGTAAAGGTAAGGTCGGATTGGCGTACCAAAACAAATTATTTACAAGATTTTGGATATGGTGGTAAAAACTTATAA
- a CDS encoding PhoH family protein, giving the protein MSEYIEKKVVIDNNGDAVTLFGKQDEHLRLIEQNFHTKVIARGNEIMIAGTKEEVIKTEKVFTELANLIKSGVSIDQMTVNYTLNQVKKDSQDIDLAHELSEVIYVTPKGRQIKPKTIGQKKYVQAMRHNDIVFGIGPAGTGKTYLAVLMAVLALKNKDVNRIILARPAVEAGEKLGFLPGDLQDKVNPYLRPLYDSLYDLLGFETAQKYMERTIIEVAPLAYMRGRTLDDSYVILDEAQNTTPEQMKMLLTRIGFGSKAVITGDITQVDLPNNVSGLVEARKVLRHIDGISFQYLTQADVVRHPLVQKIIQAYDSYQNQD; this is encoded by the coding sequence TTGTCCGAATATATAGAAAAGAAAGTAGTAATCGATAATAATGGCGATGCCGTAACTCTATTCGGTAAGCAGGATGAGCATCTTCGTTTAATAGAACAGAATTTTCATACAAAAGTTATAGCTCGGGGAAACGAGATCATGATTGCAGGAACGAAGGAAGAAGTTATTAAGACGGAAAAAGTTTTTACGGAATTAGCCAATTTAATTAAATCAGGAGTAAGCATTGACCAAATGACCGTTAATTATACCCTTAACCAAGTAAAAAAGGATAGTCAGGATATTGATTTAGCACATGAGTTATCAGAAGTTATCTATGTTACACCTAAAGGGAGACAAATAAAGCCAAAGACTATTGGACAGAAAAAATATGTTCAAGCTATGCGCCACAATGACATTGTTTTTGGTATTGGCCCTGCTGGGACGGGTAAAACTTATTTGGCAGTATTAATGGCTGTTTTAGCTCTAAAAAATAAAGATGTCAATAGAATTATCTTAGCCCGTCCGGCTGTGGAGGCAGGGGAAAAACTAGGTTTTTTGCCTGGCGATTTACAGGACAAAGTTAATCCTTATCTTCGTCCTTTGTACGACAGCTTGTATGATCTGCTTGGTTTTGAAACTGCCCAGAAATACATGGAGCGCACCATCATCGAAGTGGCTCCTTTAGCTTATATGCGGGGACGTACTTTAGATGATTCCTATGTTATTTTAGACGAGGCTCAAAATACAACTCCTGAACAGATGAAGATGCTTTTAACTCGCATTGGTTTTGGGTCCAAAGCAGTTATTACAGGGGATATTACCCAGGTGGATTTACCTAACAATGTTTCGGGGCTGGTTGAAGCCCGGAAAGTTTTACGCCACATTGACGGAATTTCCTTTCAGTATTTAACCCAAGCTGACGTGGTGCGGCATCCTTTAGTGCAAAAAATAATTCAAGCTTACGACAGTTACCAGAATCAGGATTAA
- a CDS encoding DUF4342 domain-containing protein, producing MTELEKIDVIRDRLGVSFKEAKEALDRSGGDLVEALIELEQKSTKWEEKMQNTSGELFSRIKSIAQRGNVTKVKIKKAGETVLEIPATIGALGLVGVLTSMPLTIAAGIGTVAAAMNKYTLEIEKNDGDTEEEDIEL from the coding sequence TTGACAGAACTAGAAAAAATCGATGTCATTAGGGACCGTTTAGGAGTAAGTTTTAAAGAAGCAAAGGAAGCATTAGATCGCTCTGGTGGTGATTTGGTGGAAGCTTTGATTGAGCTAGAGCAAAAAAGCACCAAGTGGGAAGAAAAAATGCAAAATACAAGCGGAGAGCTCTTTAGCCGCATTAAAAGCATTGCGCAAAGAGGCAATGTAACAAAAGTTAAAATTAAAAAAGCTGGAGAAACAGTTTTAGAAATACCCGCTACCATTGGTGCATTAGGTTTAGTAGGTGTATTAACTAGTATGCCTCTAACAATTGCTGCCGGTATAGGTACTGTGGCAGCTGCTATGAACAAATACACTCTGGAGATTGAAAAAAACGACGGCGATACTGAAGAAGAGGATATTGAACTTTAA
- the glyQ gene encoding glycine--tRNA ligase subunit alpha: MNFQELIITLNQYWSNQGCIILQPYDMEKGAGTMNPATFLRALGPEPWNVAYVEPSRRPTDGRYGENPNRLQHYYQYQVILKPSPDNVQELYLGSLEAMGIDPLKHDIRFVEDNWESPTLGAWGLGWEVWLDGMEVTQFTYFQQCGGIDCYPVCAEITYGIERLATFIQKVDSVFEINWVGDLSYGDVHHQNEVDYSHYNFEVADTEMLLKAFDMYEKEAERVIEAGLVQPAYDYALKCSHTFNLLDARGAISVTERTSYIGRVRNLARLCAQGYVAQREKLGYPLLKDEELRRRLGVDNPGSKGE, from the coding sequence ATGAATTTTCAAGAATTAATCATTACTTTAAATCAGTATTGGTCTAACCAAGGCTGCATTATTTTACAACCTTATGATATGGAAAAAGGGGCAGGCACCATGAATCCTGCTACTTTTTTACGGGCCTTAGGACCAGAACCATGGAATGTAGCTTACGTTGAGCCTTCCCGCCGCCCAACTGATGGGCGGTATGGGGAAAACCCTAATCGTTTACAGCATTATTATCAATATCAAGTTATTCTAAAACCATCGCCAGATAACGTTCAAGAACTGTATTTAGGGAGCTTAGAGGCTATGGGTATCGATCCCCTAAAGCATGATATCCGCTTTGTTGAGGATAACTGGGAATCTCCAACCCTGGGAGCATGGGGCCTTGGCTGGGAGGTTTGGTTAGACGGAATGGAAGTTACCCAATTTACATATTTCCAACAATGCGGCGGCATTGACTGCTATCCTGTTTGTGCTGAAATCACCTACGGAATAGAACGTTTAGCAACTTTTATTCAAAAGGTTGACAGTGTTTTTGAAATTAATTGGGTAGGGGACTTATCTTACGGAGATGTACATCATCAAAATGAGGTAGATTACTCTCATTACAATTTTGAAGTAGCAGATACGGAAATGCTGCTTAAAGCTTTCGACATGTATGAAAAAGAAGCGGAAAGGGTAATTGAAGCAGGTTTGGTGCAGCCTGCCTATGATTACGCATTGAAATGCTCCCATACTTTTAACTTGTTAGATGCTCGTGGAGCCATAAGTGTAACAGAAAGGACAAGTTATATCGGAAGGGTGAGAAATTTAGCTAGACTGTGTGCTCAAGGTTATGTGGCGCAAAGGGAAAAGTTGGGATACCCGCTGCTGAAAGATGAAGAACTTCGCCGGAGGCTGGGCGTAGATAATCCAGGATCAAAGGGGGAATAA